A single Cannabis sativa cultivar Pink pepper isolate KNU-18-1 chromosome 7, ASM2916894v1, whole genome shotgun sequence DNA region contains:
- the LOC115698056 gene encoding peptidyl-prolyl cis-trans isomerase FKBP16-3, chloroplastic-like yields the protein MASSSSTLLLPLGKSPFDSSQGICSRKFSSGVVRCSNLELKASNCDEIKLSKRRREVIGLMLGASSLFVESFAANGAGLPPEDKPKLCDVACEKELENVW from the exons ATggcatcttcttcttcaactcTGCTGCTTCCATTAG GTAAAAGCCCATTTGATAGCTCTCAAGGGATTTGTAGTAGGAAATTTTCAAGTGGGGTTGTGAGATGTTCTAATTTGGAACTCAAGGCTTCAAATTGCGATGAAATTAAGCTAAGTAAGAGAAGAAGGGAAGTGATTGGATTGATGCTTGGAGCTTCAAGTCTGTTTGTTGAGTCATTTGCAGCCAATGGAGCTGGGTTGCCTCCTGAGGACAAGCCTAAGCTCTGTGATGTTGCTTGTGAAAAGGAGCTTGAAAATGTATGGTGA
- the LOC133039597 gene encoding uncharacterized protein LOC133039597 produces the protein MDKSWISNNNRLSAKYNKGLQKFIRLSSSHLNEENKIRCPCVMCMNLYFHDLQTIERHIYVKGFYTRYVNWVHHEEDILEESEHDNNDATDVEDFSDIGDNNNDIDHDDNDDMIPAIEDLAQEVPTHNASENFEDSSHKEKWKNFHNLFDEVEKELYPGCTKFSSLTFMVKLMHIKVLTSLSIKGFDMILELLKDAFPDDNKIPNSYYEVKKILSGLGLECETIDVCKDDCCLYWKNNKDATNCPICGHERYEYQGTKGKKIPHKKMHYFPITPRLQRLFMSRHTAADMRWHKEKRVDTEGVLRHPADAEAWKDFDKQYPDFAKEPRNIRLGFATDGFNPFGDLSNSYSMWPVILMPYNMPPWICMKRESLMMAVLIPGRRAPGKDIDVYLQPLIEELKELWEKGVRTFDVVDKTYFTMRAAVLWTINDFPAYGTVSGYSTQGYKACPVCEDDTSSFRVRGKISYMGHRRYLCAEHQWRNDKEYDGTIETRNPPQELTSDEILTKLDGMWKCRPGKNVDIVKDDQNQMKNAGYQNKTNWRRKSILWELAYWPKLKLRHNLDVMHIEKNICDSVVGTMFSIDGKCKDTDKARLDLQDLKIRKQLQMKKRGNKWVKPTACYTLSMKETTNYL, from the coding sequence ATGGATAAGAGTTGGATTTCTAATAACAATAGATTGTCTGCCAAGTACAATAAGGGATTGCAAAAATTCATTAGATTATCAAGTAGTCATCTGAATGAGGAGAATAAGATTCGGTGTCCATGTgttatgtgtatgaatttatacttTCATGACTTACAGACAATTGAGCGTCATATCTACGTAAAAGGGTTTTATACTCGATATGTTAACTGGGTACATCACGAGGAAGATATTTTAGAAGAAAGTGAACATGATAATAATGATGCTACTGATGTCGAAGATTTCAGTGATATTGGCGATAATAATAATGACATTGACCATGATGACAATGATGATATGATCCCAGCAATTGAAGACTTGGCTCAAGAAGTTCCTACACATAATGCTTCTGAGAATTTTGAGGATTCAAGTCATAAGGAGAAATGGAAAAACTTCCATAACTTATTTGATGAAGTAGAAAAAGAATTGTATCCTGGATGTACAAAGTTTTCAAGTTTGACTTTCATGGTTAAGCTAATGCATATAAAAGTATTGACTAGCTTGAGTATTAAAGGCTTCGACATGATTCTTGAGCTTCTTAAGGATGCATTTCCTGATGATAACAAAATCCCAAATTCTTATTATGAGGTTAAGAAAATATTGAGTGGTCTTGGTTTAGAGTGCGAAACAATAGATGTATGTAAGgatgattgttgtttgtacTGGAAAAACAATAAAGATGCTACAAATTGTCCTATATGTGGTCATGAAAGATATGAGTACCAAGGaactaaaggaaaaaaaataccaCATAAAAAGATGCATTATTTTCCAATAACTCCCCGTTTACAACGACTTTTTATGTCAAGACACACCGCAGCAGATATGAGGTGGCACAAAGAAAAACGTGTGGATACTGAAGGTGTACTTAGACATCCGGCAGATGCAGAGGCTTGGAAAGATTTCGATAAGCAATATCCTGATTTTGCCAAAGAGCCTCGAAACATTAGGTTGGGATTTGCAACAGATGGGTTTAATCCGTTTGGTGATTTATCAAACTCATACAGCATGTGGCCAGTAATACTAATGCCATATAATATGCCACCATGGATATGCATGAAACGAGAATCTTTAATGATGGCAGTACTTATTCCTGGACGTCGTGCTCCAGGTAAGGACATAGATGTCTATTTACAACCCTTAATTGAAGAACTAAAAGAATTATGGGAGAAAGGAGTAAGAACTTTTGATGTTGTTGATAAAACATATTTTACAATGCGTGCTGCTGTGTTATGGACAATTAATGATTTCCCTGCATATGGTACTGTGTCCGGCTATAGCACTCAAGGGTATAAGGCATGTCCAGTTTGTGAGGATGACACATCTTCATTTCGAGTTAGGGGTAAGATCTCTTACATGGGACATCGTCGATATTTGTGTGCTGAACATCAGTGGCGCAATGATAAGGAATACGATGGTACAATTGAAACACGAAATCCCCCTCAAGAGTTAACAAGTGATGAAATTTTAACTAAATTAGATGGTATGTGGAAATGTAGGCCGGGTAAAAATGTTGATATTGTAAAAGATGATCAGAATCAGATGAAGAATGCAGGctatcaaaataaaacaaattggaGGCGTAAAAGTATTTTGTGGGAGTTAGCATACTGGCCCAAACTTAAACTAAGGCATAATTTGGATGTGATGCATATTGAGAAAAATATATGTGACAGTGTGGTTGGAACAATGTTTAGCATCGACGGCAAGTGTAAGGATACCGATAAGGCACGACTTGACTTACAAGATTTGAAAATTCGTAAGCAATTGCAAATGAAGAAACGGGGAAACAAGTGGGTGAAACCTACGGCTTGTTATACATTATCGATGAAGGAAACgacaaactatttgtaa